TTGCAATTACATGCTTTTGCCTAGCATGCACAACGCCTGAGCGGCGCGGATGCGGACGTCAAGATCTTCGTCGTTGAGCAATTTGGTCAGCGCTGGTACGGCGGTCGCGAGCTTGGCGTGTCCGCAAAACTCGGCCGCATAGACGCGCACGAGCGGATCTTTGTGGTTGAGATCCGCTTGCAGCGTTGCGCTTCCGGCTTCGTCGCCAAAGGTCGCCAATGCGGCATGAAAGTAGACCTTGTGCCGCGGATCGGTGATCGACTTGGCCCGTTCCCGCACGGCGGCGATATCGCTGTCGTCGCCGCTGACCGCCATCGTCCAGACGGCCAGGCGAGCCATGTTGTCATCGTCGCCGCTCAAGTAGTGGTGAATCGATCGTCGGGCTTCGGCGTCTCCGTGTCGCGCGAGGGCAGCCGCCGCCAAAAGTTGTTTGATCGGCGACTTTTCATCGTTCATATGTTGCTTGAGCAGCACGCCATCGCCGATTTGTTCGATTTTGAAGAGAGACTCGCAGGCATGACCATGTCCATAAGGATCTTCGCTGGCTAATACTTCCCACAAGACGCTGATCGCAGATGCGTCGCCGGCGCGAAAAAGTTCGCGGGCAACCCCACAGCGATGTTGTGCGTCTTCCACGGTCGGCAGCTTCGGCTGAAGGGCCGTGCGGACTTCATCGCCGGCTCCCGTCAAAGTGAGCGCTTCGGCCGCGTGCATCGAGGGCCAGAACTGATCGGTCGTGAGTCCATCTCGTAAAGTTTTCATGCATTGATTCCGAGTAGCGGTTGTGATCGTCGTAGACTCGCCTGCGAAGGCGGTCGTTACGGAGAGGACAAATAGCGTCGAAGTTACAATTTGACGAGTGGTTCGCATCGGAGACGACCCTGTGTGAAGGTGAGTTTAATGGCGCGATGAATCGTACAGTAGCTGCTTGAATTGAGCGAGCGAAATCGTAGGACAGTCGCTGGCTTCCAACATCGTGTCAATCGAATCGAGATCTTTGAAGCCAGTCCCTGTCACCAAACAAATAACGGTCGCTGTTGACGAAATATGGCCAGCGGCGATCGCCTGTTTCAGTCCGGTCAACGGTACGGCTCCAGCGGGTTCTGAAAAGATTCCTTCCTGTTGCGCCAAATCCTTTTGCGATTCATAAATGTCAGCGTCCGCTACCAACCAGCCGGTTCCGCCGCTCGTACGACAAGCGGTGATGACGGCGTCTCCATCAATCACCGACGCGACCTGCAGACCGCTGATCTTCGTGGTGCAAGCGGTTGCTTGAGCTTGATCCAATCCGTCGCGCAGCGGACCGGCGATGGTGTTGTTGCCGATCGGCTGTACGCAGTGAACTTGTGGGGTAGCGTCGATCTGCTGGTTCTCGACGGCTGTCCAAAAGCCGCGAGCGACGGCCAGCGTTAGTCCGCCGCCGCCGGCACAGGAAAAAACGTGATCGGCCTGTTGGCGATTTGCAGAAAGTTGCGCGGCGATTTCACGGCCGATCGCTTCGACTCCGCTCATCCCAATCGGGCTGTAGTGATAGGCGCTGATCTGCAATTGTGCGTCAGGCTGATTTCCGAGTTGCTGCAAAAATTCAAAGGTTGCCTGCGTCACCTGAGCGTCATGGCCGAAGCCTGCGATCTTTTTGATATCGGCGCCATAGGCCATCATTTGCCGCAGTTTGCCGCCGGGAGCACCGTCGACAATCGCAATTGTACACGGCATGCCAGCCGCCGCCGCATAAGCGGCAAGCGCCGATCCGGTATTTCCGCTGGAGGTCGCAATCACACGGCGCTTCCCTTGTCGCCGCATATCGGCAATCGCCGCCGCGGCGAAGCGATCTTTATACGAGCCGGTGGGATTGACCGTCTCGAGCTTGAAATAGAGATTCTCCAGTCCCAACGCAGGACCGATCCGCTGCGAGCGAACGAGCGGCGTATTTCCTTCACCAAGCGAGATGGGATCCATCGTAGGGAGTCTCTTGTCGGTCAATTAGGAGGGAGGGAAATCTTGTGGAAACTGCCGCTGTTTGAGTGAATAGGGAGTCGCTTGATGACGCCAGCCGCCGTCGATCCCGATACATGCGCCGGACATATAGCTGGCGTCGTCGCTCGCCAACATCGCGATCGAACGGGCGATCTCTCCGGCTTGCGCAAACCGGCGGAGCGGAATCATCTCTTCGGCATAGCGGCGTATCGCGTGACTGACGTCTTCTCCATCACTGGAGACATAGTCGGCGCTCATTTCGGTGTCGATAGCGCCGAGATTAAGACTGAGCACACGCACGCCGACTGGGCCGTAGAGAGCGGCTAATTCATAGGTCAGTGAGTCGAGTCCTCCCTTTGCGGCTACATAGGCGGGGCAAATGCCGGGAGCCAGTTGCGATTGAATACTGGAGATATTCAAAATTACGCCGCGCCGTTCGGGCTCCATCGCGGCCGCGCACCATTTGGCGAGAAACGCTGGCGCCGTCAGGCAGATTCGTAACGTCTTGTCCCACTCGTCCGGTTCCATCGTGCGCATCGTGCCGATCTTCCGCCAGGCGGCGTTGTTCACCAGCACATCGATCCGACCAAATTGGTGCAGAGTTCGATCGATCGCAGAACGAGCGAAAACGAGATCGCTGAGGTCGCCTGAGCAGACGATCGACTGAGCGCCGAGCTTTTCGATCTCATCGGCCAACGATTGCAAACGCGCCTGATTGCGAGCGATCAGAACGCAGTCATAGCCGCGTCGCGCGAACTCCTGCGCCGTTTCGGCGCCGATGCCTTGCGATGCGCCGGTGACCACCACCAGGGGACGACTATTCATCAAACGCGCCTCTCTCTGCGGGATCTTCGAGAATCACGGCCAGACAGTCGCCCACATCGACGGCCGGCAAGACGCGGCGCGTGATCAGGCGACCGCGCTGCGTGGCGCAGATCGGCGTGGGATGGAGCGTTTGCGGATCGTAGATGCGTCCTAGTTCGTCGCCGGGGACGATCATCGTGTCGAGCGCCGCTGATGCTTCATAGTAGCCGGCGACCGGGGCAGGGTAGTTGATC
The nucleotide sequence above comes from Blastopirellula sp. J2-11. Encoded proteins:
- a CDS encoding HEAT repeat domain-containing protein, giving the protein MKTLRDGLTTDQFWPSMHAAEALTLTGAGDEVRTALQPKLPTVEDAQHRCGVARELFRAGDASAISVLWEVLASEDPYGHGHACESLFKIEQIGDGVLLKQHMNDEKSPIKQLLAAAALARHGDAEARRSIHHYLSGDDDNMARLAVWTMAVSGDDSDIAAVRERAKSITDPRHKVYFHAALATFGDEAGSATLQADLNHKDPLVRVYAAEFCGHAKLATAVPALTKLLNDEDLDVRIRAAQALCMLGKSM
- a CDS encoding pyridoxal-phosphate dependent enzyme, with the translated sequence MDPISLGEGNTPLVRSQRIGPALGLENLYFKLETVNPTGSYKDRFAAAAIADMRRQGKRRVIATSSGNTGSALAAYAAAAGMPCTIAIVDGAPGGKLRQMMAYGADIKKIAGFGHDAQVTQATFEFLQQLGNQPDAQLQISAYHYSPIGMSGVEAIGREIAAQLSANRQQADHVFSCAGGGGLTLAVARGFWTAVENQQIDATPQVHCVQPIGNNTIAGPLRDGLDQAQATACTTKISGLQVASVIDGDAVITACRTSGGTGWLVADADIYESQKDLAQQEGIFSEPAGAVPLTGLKQAIAAGHISSTATVICLVTGTGFKDLDSIDTMLEASDCPTISLAQFKQLLYDSSRH
- a CDS encoding SDR family NAD(P)-dependent oxidoreductase, whose protein sequence is MNSRPLVVVTGASQGIGAETAQEFARRGYDCVLIARNQARLQSLADEIEKLGAQSIVCSGDLSDLVFARSAIDRTLHQFGRIDVLVNNAAWRKIGTMRTMEPDEWDKTLRICLTAPAFLAKWCAAAMEPERRGVILNISSIQSQLAPGICPAYVAAKGGLDSLTYELAALYGPVGVRVLSLNLGAIDTEMSADYVSSDGEDVSHAIRRYAEEMIPLRRFAQAGEIARSIAMLASDDASYMSGACIGIDGGWRHQATPYSLKQRQFPQDFPPS